A genomic region of Capnocytophaga canimorsus contains the following coding sequences:
- a CDS encoding bacteriocin fulvocin C-related protein, which produces MSDFGNEDKYLAFNQATIRLANNIPKEDFMLMFTSLDDYDYSGSFLGKEKVSKVFIDYIEGLKETYYLGENLNGSSIPSVARRKCSCRWCLFVPEEYVTANCDEADFGCGFLWLQSCNRTVFI; this is translated from the coding sequence ATTTCGGATTTTGGAAATGAGGATAAATATTTGGCATTCAATCAAGCAACCATCAGATTAGCTAATAATATTCCCAAAGAAGATTTTATGTTAATGTTTACTTCATTAGATGATTATGATTATTCTGGTTCATTCCTAGGAAAAGAAAAAGTATCAAAAGTGTTTATTGACTACATTGAAGGATTGAAAGAAACATACTATCTAGGAGAAAATTTAAATGGTTCTAGCATTCCAAGTGTAGCACGAAGAAAATGTAGTTGTAGATGGTGTCTATTTGTCCCTGAAGAATATGTAACAGCGAATTGTGATGAAGCTGATTTCGGTTGTGGTTTTTTATGGCTACAAAGTTGTAATCGTACTGTATTTATTTGA
- a CDS encoding helix-turn-helix domain-containing protein, whose amino-acid sequence MIFLINIRKKRIEKGISQEMMASELGISQSAYAKIENGQQKLPIRMLMRIANILDVPIDSLFEKK is encoded by the coding sequence ATGATTTTCTTAATAAACATCCGCAAAAAACGTATTGAAAAAGGTATTTCACAAGAAATGATGGCTTCGGAATTGGGAATTTCACAATCTGCTTATGCCAAAATAGAAAATGGTCAGCAAAAATTACCTATCCGAATGCTGATGCGTATAGCAAATATACTTGATGTCCCGATAGATAGCCTCTTTGAAAAGAAATAA